One region of Xylanimonas ulmi genomic DNA includes:
- a CDS encoding TIGR00730 family Rossman fold protein: MSATDDGVAQKGAGYRKGPVLLRGGQIPSQTTDQRLLSGGDGADWLHNDPWRVMRIQSEFVEGFGALAEVGPAVSVFGSARTPRDHADYAAAERVGHDLVEAGYAVITGGGPGIMEAANKGASQAGGLSIGLGIELPFEQGMNDYVNLGVNFRYFFARKTMFVKYAQGFVVMPGGFGTFDELFEALTLVQTHKVTGFPIALVGCDYWGGLLDWLRGPVLERGTISEPDLRLLHLTDDPDEAVEYVRVRAEEIAAEERAAAAAAVDLSPEA; this comes from the coding sequence ATGAGTGCGACCGACGACGGTGTGGCCCAGAAGGGCGCCGGCTACCGCAAGGGTCCTGTGCTGCTGCGCGGAGGGCAGATCCCGTCGCAGACCACCGACCAACGCCTGCTGTCCGGAGGCGACGGCGCCGACTGGCTGCACAACGACCCCTGGCGCGTCATGCGCATCCAGTCGGAGTTCGTCGAGGGATTCGGCGCGCTCGCCGAGGTCGGGCCGGCCGTGTCGGTGTTCGGCTCGGCGCGCACGCCGCGCGACCACGCCGACTACGCGGCCGCCGAGCGCGTGGGCCACGACCTCGTCGAGGCGGGGTACGCCGTCATCACCGGCGGCGGGCCGGGCATCATGGAGGCGGCCAACAAGGGAGCGTCACAGGCCGGCGGCCTGTCCATCGGCCTCGGCATCGAGCTGCCCTTCGAGCAGGGCATGAACGACTACGTCAACCTCGGCGTGAACTTCCGCTATTTCTTCGCGCGCAAGACGATGTTCGTCAAGTACGCCCAGGGCTTCGTCGTCATGCCCGGCGGGTTCGGCACCTTCGACGAGCTGTTCGAGGCCCTCACCCTCGTCCAGACCCACAAGGTCACCGGGTTCCCCATCGCGCTGGTCGGGTGCGACTACTGGGGCGGGCTGCTCGACTGGCTGCGAGGACCCGTGCTGGAGCGCGGCACGATCTCGGAGCCGGACCTGCGGCTGCTGCACCTGACCGACGACCCCGACGAGGCCGTGGAGTACGTGCGCGTGCGGGCCGAGGAGATCGCGGCCGAGGAGCGCGCCGCGGCGGCCGCCGCCGTCGACCTGAGCCCCGAGGCGTGA
- a CDS encoding succinate dehydrogenase iron-sulfur subunit — MTAVAEAPAKVGEVPSFTVTLKIRRFNPEVSAEPIWQEFQVEAHGTDRILDALHKVKWEQDGSLTFRRSCAHGICGSDAMRINGRNRLACKTLLKDVNPDKPITVEPIKGLPVVKDLVVDMEPFFASYREVMPFLITSGNEPTRERLQSAADHAKFDDTTKCILCAACTSSCPVFWTDGQYFGPAAIVNAHRFIFDSRDEGGQQRLDILNDKEGVWRCRTTFNCTDACPRGIQVTKAIQEVKQAMIRRAF; from the coding sequence ATGACTGCTGTCGCCGAAGCCCCCGCGAAGGTGGGCGAGGTCCCCTCGTTCACCGTCACGCTCAAGATCCGCCGGTTCAACCCGGAGGTCAGCGCAGAGCCCATCTGGCAAGAGTTCCAGGTCGAGGCCCACGGCACCGACCGCATTCTCGACGCGCTGCACAAGGTCAAGTGGGAGCAGGACGGGTCGCTGACCTTCCGCCGCTCATGCGCGCACGGCATCTGCGGCTCGGATGCGATGCGGATCAACGGCCGCAACCGGCTCGCGTGCAAGACGCTGCTCAAGGACGTCAACCCCGACAAGCCCATCACGGTCGAGCCCATCAAGGGCCTGCCCGTGGTCAAGGACCTCGTGGTGGACATGGAGCCGTTCTTCGCCTCCTACCGCGAGGTCATGCCGTTCCTCATCACCTCGGGCAACGAGCCGACGCGTGAGCGGCTGCAGTCGGCCGCCGACCACGCCAAGTTCGACGACACCACCAAGTGCATTCTGTGCGCCGCGTGCACGTCGTCGTGCCCCGTGTTCTGGACCGACGGCCAGTACTTCGGGCCCGCCGCGATCGTCAACGCGCACCGGTTCATCTTCGACAGCCGCGACGAGGGCGGCCAGCAGCGCCTGGACATCCTCAACGACAAGGAGGGCGTGTGGCGCTGCCGCACGACCTTCAACTGCACCGACGCGTGCCCGCGCGGCATCCAGGTCACCAAGGCGATCCAGGAGGTCAAGCAGGCGATGATCCGCCGCGCCTTCTGA
- a CDS encoding 2'-5' RNA ligase family protein, which produces MHLPERTSAQARIGISIAVPEPWAAQLAQARRSFGDCHADTIPPHITVVGPTVVDQAVMPAVCEHLEKVAGETPTFRLHLRGSGTFRPVSPVVFINVVEGIAECEQLEQAARSGVLAQDSRFNYHPHVTVAHEVPDDALDRAFERMTGFDAAFDVTALHLYEHGDDGVWRPQRRFDLRDA; this is translated from the coding sequence GTGCACCTTCCTGAGCGAACCTCCGCGCAGGCGCGGATCGGCATCTCCATCGCGGTGCCCGAGCCGTGGGCCGCCCAGCTCGCGCAGGCGCGCCGCAGCTTCGGCGACTGCCACGCGGACACCATCCCGCCGCACATCACCGTGGTGGGCCCGACGGTCGTCGACCAGGCCGTCATGCCCGCCGTGTGCGAGCACTTGGAGAAGGTCGCGGGCGAGACGCCGACCTTCCGCCTGCACCTGCGCGGATCGGGCACCTTCCGGCCCGTCTCGCCGGTGGTGTTCATCAACGTGGTCGAGGGCATCGCCGAATGCGAGCAGCTGGAGCAGGCCGCGCGCTCCGGCGTGCTGGCCCAGGATTCGCGGTTCAACTACCACCCGCACGTGACCGTCGCGCACGAGGTGCCCGATGACGCGCTCGACCGGGCGTTCGAGCGGATGACCGGTTTCGACGCCGCGTTCGACGTGACCGCGCTGCACCTGTACGAGCACGGCGACGACGGCGTGTGGCGCCCCCAGCGCCGGTTCGACCTGCGCGACGCCTAG
- the sigE gene encoding RNA polymerase sigma factor SigE translates to MTPLHAIDAPDVAPEAGVWTPPTWDAIVREHSARVYRLAYRLTGNRQDAEDLTQETFLRVFRSLSGYTPGTFEGWLHRITTNLFLDSVRRAKRVRMDAMGDDAGQFPDDDARGLPERGFEHAHLDNDVQAALDRLSPEFRAAVVLCDIEGLSYEEIAVTLGVKLGTVRSRIHRARAQLRRDLAHRRA, encoded by the coding sequence ATGACACCGCTGCACGCGATCGACGCGCCCGACGTCGCGCCCGAGGCCGGCGTCTGGACGCCGCCCACCTGGGACGCGATCGTGCGCGAGCACTCGGCGCGCGTCTACCGGCTCGCCTACCGCCTGACCGGAAACCGCCAGGACGCCGAGGACCTCACCCAGGAGACGTTCCTGCGCGTCTTCCGCTCGCTGTCGGGCTACACGCCCGGCACCTTCGAGGGCTGGCTGCACCGGATCACCACCAACCTCTTCCTCGACTCGGTGCGCCGCGCCAAGCGTGTGCGGATGGACGCCATGGGCGACGACGCCGGGCAGTTCCCCGACGACGACGCGCGCGGGCTGCCCGAGCGCGGGTTCGAGCACGCGCACCTCGACAACGACGTGCAGGCCGCGCTCGACCGGCTGAGCCCCGAGTTCCGCGCGGCCGTCGTGCTGTGTGACATCGAGGGCCTGTCGTACGAGGAGATCGCGGTGACCCTCGGCGTCAAACTCGGCACCGTGCGCTCGCGCATCCACCGCGCCCGCGCGCAGTTGCGCCGCGACCTGGCCCACCGGAGGGCCTGA
- the folP gene encoding dihydropteroate synthase, with protein MSDPGAAPAPGPGAAPPAGAALVLRGRELGLTRTPSTGLPAHRAVIMAIVNRTTDSFYAPARLPDDAAALDAAHRAWEAGAEILDVGGVRAGVGPEVDEAEEIRRVVPFVARVRAEVPDLMVSVDTWRAGVAREAIAAGADLINDTWAGADPHLVEVAGEAGVGVVCSHTGGAAPRTDPHRVTYPLPPDAPADADPRDGVLLDVVATLRREAARAVECGVPPASVLVDPTHDFGKNTWHSLHLLRRTQAIAALGYPLLMALSRKDFVGESLGLPPDERLEGTLAATALAAWMGARVFRAHDVAATRRVLDLVAVVRDEAVPAQVLRGLA; from the coding sequence GTGAGCGACCCCGGCGCCGCGCCCGCCCCCGGGCCCGGCGCCGCGCCGCCCGCGGGAGCGGCGCTGGTGCTGCGCGGACGCGAACTGGGCCTCACCCGCACCCCGAGCACCGGCCTACCCGCGCACCGCGCGGTGATCATGGCGATCGTCAACCGCACCACCGACTCGTTCTACGCCCCGGCCCGGCTGCCCGACGACGCCGCCGCGCTCGACGCCGCGCACCGCGCGTGGGAGGCCGGCGCCGAGATCCTCGACGTCGGCGGGGTGCGAGCGGGCGTGGGACCCGAGGTCGACGAGGCCGAGGAGATCCGGCGCGTCGTCCCGTTCGTCGCGCGCGTGCGCGCGGAGGTGCCCGACCTCATGGTCTCCGTCGACACGTGGCGGGCAGGGGTCGCGCGCGAGGCCATCGCGGCCGGAGCGGACCTGATCAACGACACCTGGGCCGGCGCCGACCCCCACCTCGTCGAGGTCGCGGGCGAGGCCGGTGTCGGCGTCGTCTGCTCACACACCGGGGGAGCGGCGCCGCGCACCGACCCCCACCGCGTCACCTATCCGCTGCCCCCCGACGCGCCCGCGGACGCCGACCCGCGCGACGGCGTGCTGCTCGACGTCGTCGCGACACTGCGCCGCGAGGCCGCGCGCGCCGTCGAGTGCGGGGTGCCGCCCGCGAGCGTGCTCGTGGACCCCACGCACGACTTCGGCAAGAACACGTGGCACTCGCTCCACCTGCTGCGCCGCACGCAGGCGATCGCCGCGCTCGGATATCCGCTGCTCATGGCACTCAGCCGCAAGGACTTCGTCGGCGAGAGCCTCGGGCTGCCGCCCGACGAGCGGCTGGAGGGCACGCTCGCAGCGACGGCGCTCGCGGCCTGGATGGGCGCTCGCGTGTTCCGCGCCCACGACGTCGCGGCGACCCGGCGCGTGCTCGACCTCGTCGCCGTGGTGCGTGACGAGGCGGTCCCCGCGCAGGTCCTGCGCGGTCTCGCCTGA
- the sdhA gene encoding succinate dehydrogenase flavoprotein subunit codes for MQTHQYDVVIVGAGGAGMRAALEASKDARTAVISKLYPTRSHTGAAQGGMAAALANVEDDNWEWHTFDTVKGGDYLVDQDAAEILAKEAIDAVLDLEKMGLPFNRTPEGRIDQRRFGGHTRSHGEAAVRRACYAADRTGHMILQTLYQNCVKQNVEFYNEFYVLDLLTDHDLTTEELPDGAEVNATGVVAYDLATGEIHVFQAKAIIFATGGAGKIFKTTSNAHTLTGDGMALAYRRGLPLEDMEFFQFHPTGLAGLGILLSEAARGEGGILRNADGERFMERYAPTIKDLAPRDIVARSMANEVREGRGAGPNKDYVLLDLTHLEPAHIDAKLPDITEFARTYLGVEPYTEPVPVYPTAHYAMGGVPTNLLGEVLRDGHNVVKGLYAAGEVACVSVHGSNRLGTNSLLDINVFGKRSGRAAAAYAKTVEAHLPLPEDPTAEVVAQLEEMRSRPDGERVADLRRTLQETMDANAQVFRTGESLTEAITVIKDLQKRYRNVSVQDKGRLFNTDLLEAIELGFLLDIAEVTVLAALNRKESRGGHYREDFPTRDDVNYMKHTMAYRRPPAASDVADGHIEGFFDHVENLDGYKVVLGSKPVTQTRYEPMERKY; via the coding sequence ATGCAGACACACCAGTACGACGTCGTCATCGTCGGCGCGGGCGGCGCGGGCATGCGCGCGGCGCTCGAAGCCTCGAAGGACGCGCGCACCGCCGTCATCTCCAAGCTGTACCCGACCCGCTCCCACACGGGCGCGGCCCAGGGCGGCATGGCCGCCGCGCTGGCCAACGTCGAGGACGACAACTGGGAGTGGCACACCTTCGACACCGTCAAGGGCGGTGACTACCTGGTCGACCAGGACGCCGCCGAGATCCTGGCGAAGGAGGCCATCGACGCCGTCCTCGACCTGGAGAAGATGGGCCTGCCGTTCAACCGCACGCCCGAGGGCCGCATCGACCAGCGCCGCTTCGGCGGGCACACGCGCTCGCACGGCGAGGCCGCCGTGCGCCGCGCCTGCTACGCGGCCGACCGCACGGGCCACATGATCCTGCAGACGCTCTACCAGAACTGCGTCAAGCAGAACGTCGAGTTCTACAACGAGTTCTACGTGCTCGACCTGCTGACCGACCACGACCTGACCACCGAGGAGCTGCCCGACGGCGCCGAGGTCAACGCGACGGGCGTGGTGGCCTACGACCTGGCCACAGGCGAGATCCACGTCTTCCAGGCCAAGGCGATCATCTTCGCCACGGGCGGCGCCGGGAAGATCTTCAAGACGACGTCCAACGCCCACACCCTGACCGGTGACGGCATGGCGCTGGCCTACCGCCGCGGGCTGCCGCTGGAGGACATGGAGTTCTTCCAGTTCCACCCCACAGGCCTGGCGGGCCTGGGCATCCTGCTGTCCGAGGCGGCCCGCGGCGAGGGCGGCATCCTGCGCAACGCCGACGGCGAGCGCTTCATGGAGCGCTACGCGCCGACCATCAAGGACCTGGCGCCGCGCGACATCGTCGCCCGGTCGATGGCCAACGAGGTGCGCGAGGGACGCGGCGCGGGACCGAACAAGGACTACGTGCTGCTCGACCTGACCCACCTGGAGCCGGCGCACATCGACGCCAAGCTCCCTGACATCACCGAGTTCGCGCGCACGTACCTGGGCGTCGAGCCCTACACCGAGCCGGTGCCCGTGTACCCGACGGCGCACTACGCGATGGGCGGTGTGCCCACCAACCTGCTGGGTGAGGTGCTGCGCGACGGCCACAACGTCGTCAAGGGCCTGTACGCCGCGGGCGAGGTCGCGTGCGTGTCGGTGCACGGCTCCAACCGCCTGGGCACCAACTCGCTGCTCGACATCAACGTGTTCGGCAAGCGCTCCGGGCGCGCGGCGGCCGCGTACGCCAAGACCGTCGAGGCGCACCTGCCGCTGCCCGAGGATCCGACGGCCGAGGTCGTCGCGCAGTTGGAGGAGATGCGCTCGCGGCCCGACGGCGAGCGCGTCGCGGACCTGCGCCGCACGCTGCAGGAGACCATGGACGCCAACGCCCAGGTGTTCCGCACGGGCGAGTCGCTCACCGAGGCCATCACCGTCATCAAGGACCTGCAGAAGCGTTACCGCAACGTCTCGGTCCAGGACAAGGGCAGGCTCTTCAACACCGACCTGCTTGAGGCGATCGAGCTGGGCTTCCTGCTCGACATCGCCGAGGTCACGGTGCTCGCGGCGCTCAACCGCAAGGAGTCGCGCGGCGGGCACTACCGCGAGGACTTCCCCACCCGCGATGACGTCAACTACATGAAGCACACGATGGCCTACCGCCGTCCGCCGGCGGCCTCCGACGTCGCCGACGGGCACATCGAGGGCTTCTTCGACCACGTCGAGAACCTCGACGGCTACAAGGTCGTGCTGGGCTCCAAGCCCGTGACCCAGACCCGCTACGAGCCGATGGAGCGGAAGTACTGA
- a CDS encoding YihY/virulence factor BrkB family protein: protein MLPAAVTRAVDWWKSSRPGRSLAWYGARNGAQLCGGVAYSALFSLFAALTIGWSVFSASLGSNAQWRGAVLDQMDTWVPGLVGTGPGDLVSPDDLILHGGSAWTTVVAAVVLLLSALGVMGALRTSVRAVFDIPPTQGNAVVARLWQLVGFVLLGVGVLVSAAASIAAHSVGEVVESLLGGSEAAAWVVRVGGAAVGIVLDALVVAGIVVLLGGARPGRRDLVLGCLAVGAVAGALRWAGTSLVVGSAGRNALLAPFAAIVTILVLVNFLARMLLLVCAWMHDPPRLDADAG from the coding sequence ATGCTCCCCGCTGCGGTGACCAGGGCGGTCGACTGGTGGAAGAGCTCACGCCCGGGCCGCTCGCTCGCCTGGTACGGGGCGCGCAACGGGGCCCAGTTGTGCGGCGGTGTCGCATACTCGGCCCTGTTCTCCCTGTTCGCGGCGCTGACGATCGGGTGGTCGGTGTTCTCCGCGTCGCTCGGCTCGAACGCGCAGTGGCGCGGGGCGGTGCTCGACCAGATGGACACCTGGGTGCCCGGGCTGGTCGGCACGGGGCCGGGCGACCTGGTCTCCCCAGACGACCTGATCCTCCACGGGGGCTCGGCCTGGACGACGGTGGTCGCCGCCGTCGTCCTGCTGCTGTCGGCGCTGGGGGTCATGGGCGCGCTGCGCACGTCGGTGCGGGCCGTGTTCGACATTCCCCCGACCCAGGGCAACGCCGTCGTCGCTCGGCTGTGGCAACTGGTCGGGTTCGTGCTGCTCGGCGTCGGGGTGCTCGTCTCGGCCGCGGCGTCGATCGCCGCGCACTCGGTGGGCGAGGTCGTCGAGTCGCTGCTCGGCGGAAGCGAGGCCGCCGCCTGGGTGGTGCGCGTGGGCGGCGCCGCTGTCGGGATCGTGCTCGACGCGCTCGTCGTGGCCGGGATCGTGGTGCTGCTCGGCGGGGCGCGGCCGGGCCGACGGGACCTGGTGCTCGGGTGCCTGGCCGTCGGGGCGGTGGCGGGGGCGCTGCGCTGGGCGGGCACCTCGCTCGTCGTCGGCTCGGCCGGGCGCAACGCCCTGCTCGCGCCCTTCGCGGCGATCGTGACCATCCTGGTGCTGGTCAACTTCCTCGCGCGCATGCTGCTGCTGGTGTGCGCGTGGATGCACGACCCGCCGCGGCTCGACGCCGACGCTGGTTGA
- the trpS gene encoding tryptophan--tRNA ligase: MSDAPHTTGGPRPRILSGMQPTDGSLHLGNYIGALRQWVALQDDFDALYFVADLHSLTVNPDPALLRERTRRTAAQYLAAGVDPERSILFVQSHVAEHAELGWLLQCQTGYGEASRMTQFKDKSAKQGSEGTTVGLFAYPMLMAADILLYDSALVPVGEDQRQHLELTRDLAERLNSRFGAGTAVVPDAHIVKGGAKIQDLQNPSAKMSKSSSGGKGVVWLLEDPKKAAKAIKGAVTDADESYGVRYDPDAKPGISNLLTIFSAVTGRDVDAIATEYDGRGYGYLKVDLAEAVVAFLAPFQERAATYLADPAQLDKVLADGAERARAIARPVLDRVYDRFGLLPVARG, translated from the coding sequence ATGTCCGACGCCCCTCACACCACCGGCGGCCCCCGCCCCCGCATCCTGTCCGGGATGCAGCCCACCGACGGCTCGTTGCACCTGGGCAACTACATCGGGGCGTTGCGGCAGTGGGTGGCGTTGCAGGACGACTTCGACGCCCTCTACTTCGTTGCCGACCTGCACTCACTGACGGTCAACCCCGACCCGGCGCTGCTGCGTGAGCGCACCCGGCGCACCGCGGCCCAGTACCTCGCGGCGGGCGTGGACCCCGAGCGCTCGATCCTCTTCGTGCAGTCGCACGTGGCCGAGCACGCCGAGCTGGGCTGGCTGCTGCAGTGCCAGACGGGCTACGGCGAAGCCAGCCGCATGACGCAGTTCAAGGACAAGTCGGCCAAGCAAGGCTCCGAGGGCACCACGGTGGGCTTGTTCGCCTACCCGATGCTCATGGCCGCCGACATCCTCCTGTACGACTCGGCGCTCGTGCCCGTCGGCGAGGACCAGCGCCAGCACCTGGAGCTCACCCGCGACCTGGCCGAGCGGCTCAACTCGCGCTTCGGCGCCGGCACCGCCGTCGTGCCCGACGCGCACATCGTCAAGGGCGGGGCCAAGATCCAGGACCTGCAGAACCCGTCCGCCAAGATGAGCAAGTCGTCATCGGGCGGCAAGGGCGTCGTGTGGCTGCTCGAGGACCCCAAGAAGGCCGCGAAGGCGATCAAGGGCGCGGTGACGGACGCCGACGAGTCCTACGGGGTGCGCTACGACCCGGACGCCAAGCCCGGCATCTCGAACCTCCTGACGATCTTCTCGGCTGTGACAGGCCGCGACGTGGACGCCATCGCCACCGAGTACGACGGGCGCGGTTACGGCTATCTCAAGGTCGACCTCGCCGAGGCGGTCGTCGCGTTCCTCGCCCCGTTCCAGGAGCGCGCCGCGACGTATCTCGCCGACCCGGCCCAGCTCGACAAGGTCCTGGCCGACGGCGCCGAGCGCGCGCGGGCGATCGCCCGCCCCGTGCTCGACCGGGTGTACGACCGATTCGGCCTCCTGCCCGTGGCGCGCGGCTGA
- a CDS encoding zf-HC2 domain-containing protein — protein sequence MSARVPGHLGDWLSPLADGQLAPAQAERALAHIAVCPACAAGLAAEREARQALAAAADVAAAPDLTDRLMALSASVPSVAGDPLREPPTGSWPVAPAGTAAFTPPLSGDLMAVARRRRVRRALSVGVSGIGVAAAALFSVGDVPVIVPDPAPAQALTLLARTGADADAPGDDVLGAALAASRVTSGRDAAAFDWVAAQGWVRPATLPDGLDVSTLRLLGERADVLEIDLAGAAGHVVAREQRGRLDAGAAGGHTERIGGRDVTVLSSEPWHVAWQAGDVVVDLAADVPREVLGAVVAAFPADGYDPGVLSRIGRGWCSVRGALARTAGE from the coding sequence ATGAGCGCGCGTGTTCCCGGGCACCTGGGCGACTGGCTCAGCCCGCTGGCGGACGGGCAGCTCGCGCCCGCGCAGGCCGAGCGCGCCCTCGCCCACATCGCGGTGTGCCCCGCGTGCGCCGCGGGGTTGGCGGCCGAGCGCGAGGCGCGCCAGGCGCTGGCCGCAGCCGCCGACGTCGCCGCGGCGCCCGACCTCACCGACCGCCTCATGGCGTTGTCGGCGAGCGTGCCCTCCGTCGCCGGCGACCCGCTGCGCGAGCCGCCCACCGGGTCGTGGCCCGTGGCCCCGGCCGGGACGGCGGCCTTCACGCCCCCGCTGTCGGGCGACCTCATGGCCGTGGCACGACGTCGCCGCGTGCGCCGCGCCCTGTCCGTGGGCGTGAGCGGGATCGGCGTCGCCGCGGCCGCGCTTTTCTCGGTGGGTGACGTCCCGGTCATCGTGCCCGACCCGGCCCCTGCGCAGGCCCTCACGCTGCTCGCGCGCACCGGCGCCGACGCCGACGCCCCGGGCGACGACGTTCTGGGCGCGGCGCTCGCCGCCTCGCGCGTGACATCTGGCCGCGACGCCGCGGCGTTCGACTGGGTCGCGGCGCAGGGCTGGGTGCGGCCCGCGACGCTGCCCGACGGCCTCGACGTCTCGACGCTGCGACTGCTGGGCGAGCGCGCCGACGTGCTCGAGATCGACCTCGCGGGTGCGGCGGGCCACGTCGTGGCGCGTGAGCAGCGCGGGCGCCTCGACGCCGGCGCGGCCGGTGGGCACACCGAGCGGATCGGCGGCCGCGACGTGACGGTGCTGTCGAGCGAGCCGTGGCACGTGGCCTGGCAGGCGGGCGACGTCGTCGTCGACCTCGCGGCCGACGTGCCGCGCGAGGTGCTCGGCGCGGTGGTGGCCGCCTTCCCCGCCGACGGCTACGACCCCGGCGTGCTCTCGCGCATCGGGAGAGGGTGGTGCTCGGTGCGCGGCGCCCTGGCTCGGACGGCAGGGGAGTAG
- a CDS encoding DUF3117 domain-containing protein — MAAMKPRTGDGPLEVTKEGRGIVMRVPLEGGGRLVVELNATEASELGDALQAVVA, encoded by the coding sequence ATGGCTGCGATGAAGCCGCGTACGGGTGACGGCCCCTTGGAGGTCACCAAGGAGGGACGTGGCATCGTCATGCGGGTCCCGCTGGAGGGCGGTGGCCGTCTGGTCGTCGAGCTCAACGCCACGGAGGCGAGCGAGTTGGGCGACGCCCTTCAGGCCGTCGTCGCCTGA
- a CDS encoding Sec-independent protein translocase TatB produces the protein MVDINGGELLIIALLAVVLIGPERLPQYAAQLARLVRRAKAFMADAKERVADELGPEVSDVDWSKLDPRQYDPRRIVRDALLDDGPLLPGLGGAASARAATHASTPATQSATHPATAARSAAEAAPASPAGSTVRGAAAGAAPGTSGAPFDPDAT, from the coding sequence GTGGTCGACATCAACGGCGGCGAGCTGCTCATCATCGCGCTGCTCGCGGTGGTGCTCATCGGTCCCGAGCGCCTGCCGCAGTACGCGGCGCAGCTCGCGCGGCTCGTGCGGCGGGCCAAAGCCTTCATGGCGGACGCCAAGGAGCGCGTGGCCGACGAGCTCGGCCCCGAGGTCTCCGACGTCGACTGGTCGAAGCTCGACCCGCGCCAGTACGACCCGCGGCGCATCGTGCGCGACGCGCTGCTCGACGACGGGCCACTGCTGCCCGGGCTCGGGGGCGCGGCGAGCGCGCGGGCCGCGACGCACGCTTCGACGCCCGCGACGCAGTCCGCCACCCACCCCGCGACGGCGGCGCGATCGGCCGCCGAGGCGGCGCCCGCCAGCCCCGCCGGGTCCACCGTGCGGGGAGCGGCGGCGGGAGCCGCGCCGGGCACGAGCGGCGCGCCGTTCGACCCCGACGCCACCTGA
- a CDS encoding O-methyltransferase, producing MPAPADLTAHDRTASWLYAEGFVPEDEALLAARERAAELGCRAVSAGVGALLSVLAAALHARAAVEVGAGAGVASLWLLRGMPDDGVLTTIDSEREHLRAARIAFDDAGLAPRRTRTIPGRPADVLPRLADAAYDLVLLGGDPAMSGDHLDDAVRLLRPGGMLAVDGALHGGQVADPARRDEVTTAVRALGRAVRADERLICGLAPVGDGLLLATRRPA from the coding sequence TTGCCCGCCCCGGCCGACCTCACCGCCCACGACCGCACCGCGTCGTGGCTGTACGCCGAAGGGTTCGTTCCCGAGGACGAGGCGCTGCTCGCCGCGCGCGAGCGGGCCGCCGAACTCGGGTGTCGGGCGGTGTCCGCGGGCGTGGGCGCGCTGCTGTCGGTGCTGGCCGCCGCGCTGCACGCGCGCGCAGCGGTCGAGGTCGGCGCCGGTGCGGGCGTCGCCTCGCTGTGGCTGCTGCGGGGGATGCCCGACGACGGCGTGCTGACGACGATCGACTCCGAGCGCGAGCACCTGCGCGCCGCGCGGATCGCGTTCGACGACGCGGGGCTGGCGCCGCGGCGCACGCGCACGATCCCGGGTCGCCCCGCGGATGTGCTGCCGCGGTTGGCGGACGCGGCCTACGACCTCGTGCTGCTGGGCGGCGATCCCGCGATGAGCGGCGACCATCTCGACGACGCCGTCCGCCTGCTGCGCCCCGGGGGCATGCTCGCCGTGGACGGCGCGCTGCACGGCGGGCAGGTGGCGGACCCGGCGCGGCGCGACGAGGTCACGACGGCGGTCCGAGCGCTCGGGCGGGCCGTGCGAGCCGACGAACGGCTGATCTGCGGCCTGGCGCCGGTCGGTGACGGTCTGCTCCTGGCGACCCGCCGCCCCGCCTGA